In Mycolicibacterium mucogenicum DSM 44124, the following are encoded in one genomic region:
- a CDS encoding glucosyl-3-phosphoglycerate synthase: protein MTAESIARHAWLAERSWSRPTWTIAELEAAKAGRTVSVVLPALNEEDTVADVIDSISPLLGGLVDELVVLDSGSTDETELRAIEAGARVVSREQALPEVPVQPGKGEALWRSLAATTGDIIVFVDSDLLDPDPMFVPKLLGPLLLADGVHLVKGFYRRPLKVGGAEEANGGGRVTELVARPLLASLRPELTCLLQPLGGEYAGTRELLTSVGFAPGYGVEIGLLIDTYDKLGLDAIAQVNLGVRTHRNRPLTELAAMSRQVIATLLSRCGISDSGVGLTQFFADGDTFTPRTSTVSLIDRPAMNTLR, encoded by the coding sequence ATGACTGCCGAATCCATCGCTCGCCATGCGTGGCTGGCCGAACGCAGCTGGAGCCGGCCGACGTGGACCATCGCTGAGCTCGAGGCCGCCAAGGCCGGCCGGACCGTCTCTGTCGTGCTGCCCGCCCTGAACGAGGAAGACACCGTCGCCGACGTCATCGACAGCATCAGCCCGCTGCTGGGTGGTCTGGTCGACGAGCTCGTCGTGCTCGACTCCGGTTCGACCGACGAGACCGAACTGCGCGCCATCGAGGCCGGCGCCCGCGTCGTCAGCCGGGAACAGGCGCTGCCCGAGGTGCCGGTCCAGCCCGGCAAGGGCGAGGCGCTGTGGCGCTCGCTGGCCGCCACCACCGGCGACATCATCGTGTTCGTCGACTCCGACCTGCTCGACCCCGACCCGATGTTCGTGCCCAAGCTGCTGGGCCCGCTGCTGCTCGCCGACGGTGTGCACTTGGTCAAGGGTTTCTACCGGCGGCCGCTCAAGGTGGGTGGCGCGGAAGAAGCCAACGGCGGTGGCCGGGTCACCGAACTGGTGGCACGTCCGCTGCTGGCGTCCCTGCGGCCCGAGCTGACGTGCCTGCTGCAGCCGCTGGGCGGCGAATACGCCGGTACCCGGGAGCTGTTGACGTCGGTCGGCTTCGCGCCGGGCTACGGCGTCGAGATCGGCCTGCTGATCGACACCTACGACAAGCTGGGCCTCGATGCCATCGCACAGGTCAACCTCGGGGTGCGCACGCACCGCAACCGGCCGCTGACCGAGCTGGCCGCGATGAGCCGTCAAGTGATCGCCACGCTGCTGTCGCGCTGCGGCATCAGCGACTCGGGCGTCGGGCTGACCCAGTTCTTCGCCGACGGCGACACCTTCACGCCCCGCACGTCGACCGTGTCGCTGATCGACCGTCCCGCCATGAACACCTTGCGCTGA
- a CDS encoding DivIVA domain-containing protein, giving the protein MTLILIYLVVLILVAVVLFALGTVLFGRSEQLPPLARSTTATVLPASGVTGADVDAVRFTQTLRGYKTSEVDWVLERLAQELDSLRGELTTLRAQTADAEQ; this is encoded by the coding sequence GTGACACTGATTCTGATCTACCTGGTGGTGCTGATCCTCGTCGCGGTGGTCCTGTTCGCACTGGGCACCGTGCTGTTCGGGCGCAGCGAGCAGTTGCCGCCGCTGGCGCGGAGCACCACGGCCACCGTGCTGCCCGCGTCCGGTGTCACCGGTGCCGACGTCGACGCCGTCAGGTTCACGCAAACCCTGCGCGGTTACAAGACCAGCGAGGTTGACTGGGTGCTGGAGCGGCTGGCGCAGGAACTGGACTCGTTGCGAGGCGAGCTGACCACGTTGCGTGCACAGACCGCGGACGCCGAGCAATGA
- the folP gene encoding dihydropteroate synthase: MAIVNRTPDSFYDRGATFSDGAAKDAAHQKIAEGADVIDIGGVKAGPGSTVDADEEIARVVPFIEWLRGEYPDQLISVDTWRANVAKQACAAGADLINDTWAGADPGLPEVAAEFGAGLVCSHTGGAVPRTRPFRVNYGVTERGVVDDVIAEVTSAAQHAVDVGVSRDAILIDPTHDFGKNTYHGLSLLRHVKDLVNTGWPVLMALSNKDFVGETLGVELTERLEGTLAATALAAADGAAMFRVHEVGPTRRVLEMVASIQGGRPPSRTVRGLA; this comes from the coding sequence ATGGCGATCGTCAACCGCACCCCGGATTCCTTCTATGACCGGGGGGCGACCTTCAGCGACGGCGCAGCCAAGGACGCGGCGCACCAGAAGATCGCCGAAGGGGCCGACGTCATCGACATCGGCGGCGTCAAAGCGGGACCGGGCAGCACCGTCGACGCCGATGAGGAGATCGCGCGCGTCGTGCCGTTCATCGAGTGGCTCCGCGGCGAATACCCCGACCAACTGATCAGCGTCGACACCTGGCGCGCGAACGTGGCCAAGCAGGCTTGCGCGGCCGGGGCCGACCTGATCAACGACACCTGGGCCGGCGCCGATCCGGGACTGCCCGAGGTGGCCGCCGAATTCGGGGCGGGGCTCGTCTGCTCGCACACCGGCGGTGCCGTGCCGCGGACCCGGCCCTTTCGCGTCAACTACGGCGTCACCGAACGCGGTGTGGTGGACGACGTCATCGCCGAGGTCACCTCAGCGGCGCAGCATGCCGTCGACGTCGGCGTCTCGCGGGACGCCATCCTGATCGACCCGACGCACGATTTCGGCAAGAACACTTACCACGGTCTTAGTTTGTTGCGCCACGTAAAAGATCTTGTAAATACCGGATGGCCAGTCCTGATGGCCCTGAGTAACAAGGATTTCGTGGGGGAGACTTTAGGTGTCGAACTGACCGAGCGCCTGGAGGGGACGCTGGCCGCGACGGCACTCGCCGCCGCTGACGGCGCCGCCATGTTCCGGGTGCACGAGGTGGGCCCCACCCGGCGCGTCCTGGAAATGGTCGCGTCGATCCAGGGCGGGCGTCCACCGAGCCGAACAGTGAGGGGACTCGCGTGA